A DNA window from Comamonas fluminis contains the following coding sequences:
- a CDS encoding STAS domain-containing protein, with amino-acid sequence MTIAIEPSEKAQIISLQGQVNSSNAATVESEVLAVVQGGAKNVLLNMTELSYISSAGLRVVLVLAKRLKQAGGKLVIYGMQPHVREVFDISGFLAILNVAASRSEALEQF; translated from the coding sequence ATGACTATTGCAATCGAGCCCTCAGAAAAAGCCCAGATCATCAGCCTGCAAGGCCAGGTGAACAGCTCCAACGCGGCCACGGTCGAAAGCGAAGTGCTTGCCGTAGTTCAGGGCGGCGCCAAAAACGTCCTGCTCAATATGACGGAGCTGAGCTACATCTCCAGCGCAGGCCTGCGCGTGGTGCTGGTGCTGGCCAAGCGCCTGAAGCAGGCTGGCGGCAAGCTGGTCATCTACGGCATGCAGCCCCATGTGCGCGAAGTGTTCGACATCAGCGGCTTTCTGGCCATCCTGAACGTTGCCGCCAGCCGCAGCGAGGCGCTGGAACAGTTTTAA
- a CDS encoding DUF4139 domain-containing protein produces MHPRRLLPAHCTPLLLASLAAALPALAAADSTRLSVSGSRAPITEVTLYPGIAAVQREARIEAQTRQLSFECLPASVDAQSLQITSDEGVRIGEIKTLMQARHMAKDCASPLHQQIRTLEDQLAAIEAEENAAKLVGEFLQGVSKPGDEARISAAQIASTSQALRQSSRDNSVRTHQIQRQKQDLLTQLQPLREDRDRTGAQQAQVMKVTVQLASARAANVRLSYQVRGPSWQPSYRAQLSTVKSQVQLERQALVVQASGEDWSNVSLRLSTGQPTRSTQGALPRPWVVDVVQPHPPMAPAPAPLARASRTVEKKMNAEIAMAPALPELDVSSIDTAYATQFVVPYKITVPSSSERITLSLGQERLGTSLLTRTAPAMEEAAYLIATLQAPPGIWPAGPVTLFRDDALVGTGRLDFGNAQALAQGLSFGRDDKVVVRRLPAQNNTGSSGWASSKTERTIVRSYAVENRHDSAIALQVLDASPTSSNEQIKVQSQFSPTPSTTRWNAQNGMIAWEQNLGAGATAQFQATHQIRFPENLPIQGLQ; encoded by the coding sequence ATGCACCCTCGCCGCCTTCTGCCTGCACACTGCACCCCACTGCTGCTGGCCAGTCTTGCTGCAGCACTGCCAGCGCTGGCAGCGGCAGACAGCACCCGCCTCAGCGTCTCGGGCAGCCGCGCTCCCATCACGGAAGTGACGCTTTACCCCGGCATTGCCGCCGTGCAGCGCGAAGCGCGCATTGAAGCCCAGACGCGCCAGCTCAGCTTTGAATGCCTGCCTGCCAGCGTGGATGCGCAAAGCCTGCAGATCACCAGCGACGAAGGCGTGCGCATCGGTGAAATCAAAACACTGATGCAGGCCCGCCACATGGCCAAAGACTGCGCCAGCCCGCTGCATCAGCAGATACGCACACTGGAAGACCAGCTGGCCGCCATCGAAGCCGAAGAAAACGCCGCCAAGCTGGTGGGCGAGTTTCTGCAAGGCGTCAGCAAACCGGGCGATGAAGCCAGAATCAGCGCCGCGCAGATTGCCAGCACCAGTCAGGCCCTGCGCCAAAGCAGCCGCGACAACAGCGTGCGCACCCACCAGATTCAGCGCCAGAAGCAAGACCTGCTGACCCAGCTGCAGCCCCTGCGCGAGGACCGCGACCGCACAGGAGCGCAGCAGGCGCAGGTGATGAAAGTCACCGTTCAGCTGGCCAGCGCACGCGCGGCCAATGTGCGGCTGAGCTACCAGGTGCGCGGCCCCAGTTGGCAGCCCAGCTACCGCGCCCAGCTGAGCACCGTCAAAAGCCAGGTGCAGCTGGAACGTCAGGCCCTGGTCGTGCAAGCCAGTGGCGAGGACTGGAGCAATGTAAGCCTGCGCCTGTCCACAGGCCAGCCCACCCGCAGCACACAGGGCGCACTGCCACGCCCATGGGTGGTCGATGTTGTCCAGCCCCACCCGCCCATGGCGCCCGCCCCCGCACCTCTGGCTCGCGCAAGCAGAACTGTTGAAAAAAAGATGAACGCGGAGATTGCCATGGCCCCCGCGCTACCGGAACTGGATGTCTCCAGCATCGATACCGCCTACGCCACGCAGTTTGTCGTGCCCTACAAGATCACCGTGCCCTCCAGTTCGGAGCGCATCACCCTGTCACTGGGTCAGGAGCGGCTGGGCACCAGCCTGCTCACCCGCACAGCCCCCGCCATGGAAGAGGCTGCCTATCTGATTGCCACGCTGCAAGCGCCGCCCGGCATCTGGCCCGCAGGCCCGGTCACGCTGTTTCGCGATGACGCACTGGTTGGCACCGGGCGGCTGGACTTTGGCAATGCACAGGCGCTGGCCCAGGGCCTGTCTTTTGGCCGCGATGACAAGGTCGTTGTGCGCCGCCTGCCTGCACAAAACAACACTGGCAGCAGCGGCTGGGCCAGCAGCAAGACGGAGCGCACCATCGTGCGCAGCTACGCCGTGGAAAACCGCCATGACAGCGCCATTGCCCTGCAGGTGCTGGATGCATCGCCCACCTCCAGCAACGAGCAGATCAAGGTGCAATCGCAGTTCAGCCCCACGCCCAGCACCACCCGCTGGAATGCGCAAAACGGCATGATCGCCTGGGAGCAAAACCTGGGCGCAGGCGCCACCGCACAATTCCAGGCCACGCACCAGATTCGCTTCCCGGAAAACCTGCCCATTCAGGGGCTGCAGTAA
- a CDS encoding pilus assembly protein TadG-related protein, with amino-acid sequence MQSFAKGLSRKRIHRQSGSVATLGALWLMVAVICLATIDIGNVFWQKRELQKIADLAALAGASVTTRQECGPSAQQNAVRNGALTSEVNAECGNWSKSRAGTTASDMFVAGQDPFNASRVRMTRAVPFLFVWQTSGNSSRTVEAQAVAWRPQPAAALSIRTTLLKVDSKNSPILNAVLGGLLGSNLSLDAVGWNGLVNTQINLLQFLDFLAPRVGVNVGNYDQLVNADVSVGVLLQAMVDAVQQGGNTANVAVQALNQLVTAALGVPALTLKLSQLLNLQTGLDSSALDLGLNVFDLVQGAIQVGNGNSALAGAVAVPIPGLVNLNVFLKVIEPPQLSAVGDPQLAKIDPLGPNRIYVRTAQVRVLVSIEAPVLGGLFQTVDALLKPLSPAIALLNVLLGNVDGYADMTILPSPTRIDLSLDVGGGQSYVTDYDCNTGSKKLVTNTRTALADIRLGRLGDSLAAAKAQAFGTRAPVQMSPLPILRLDCIGCDGFGKRTPQYFGGLGVLVNTPVAANTNPQFTFSNPPRLDEDPLWQAMSAQNIIGSLSDTVNSLNALQTLSPDPRASPGGLQALFNAIKGILGSLLALVQGIIQGLLSPLLDPLINVLLKALGIDLAQTEVGARMTCGVHPELVF; translated from the coding sequence ATGCAGTCTTTTGCAAAGGGCTTGAGCCGCAAACGCATCCATCGCCAGTCCGGCTCTGTGGCGACGCTGGGCGCGCTATGGCTGATGGTGGCGGTGATTTGCCTGGCCACCATTGATATTGGCAATGTGTTCTGGCAAAAGCGGGAATTGCAGAAGATCGCGGATTTGGCGGCGCTGGCGGGGGCTTCCGTTACAACGCGGCAGGAGTGCGGCCCGAGTGCTCAGCAGAATGCAGTGCGCAATGGGGCCCTGACCAGTGAAGTGAATGCGGAATGCGGTAACTGGAGCAAGTCTCGTGCAGGCACTACCGCCAGCGATATGTTTGTAGCGGGCCAAGACCCTTTCAATGCAAGCCGGGTGCGGATGACGCGTGCAGTCCCATTTCTTTTTGTGTGGCAGACCTCTGGCAATTCCTCCAGAACGGTGGAGGCCCAAGCGGTTGCATGGCGTCCTCAGCCTGCGGCAGCGCTGTCCATTCGCACAACGCTGCTCAAGGTGGATTCGAAAAACTCTCCCATTCTCAATGCTGTTCTGGGAGGCTTGCTTGGCTCGAACCTCAGCCTTGACGCGGTGGGCTGGAACGGGTTGGTGAACACGCAGATCAATCTGCTGCAGTTCCTGGATTTTCTGGCTCCCCGTGTGGGCGTCAATGTGGGTAATTACGACCAACTGGTGAATGCCGATGTCTCGGTGGGCGTATTGCTGCAGGCGATGGTTGATGCTGTTCAGCAAGGCGGCAACACTGCCAATGTGGCGGTGCAGGCGTTGAATCAGTTGGTGACAGCGGCTTTAGGTGTTCCCGCCTTGACGCTCAAGCTGTCTCAGCTTCTGAATTTGCAGACTGGGCTGGATTCGTCGGCATTAGACCTTGGCCTGAATGTCTTTGACCTGGTGCAGGGCGCGATTCAGGTCGGCAATGGCAATAGTGCGCTGGCGGGGGCTGTTGCTGTGCCTATTCCAGGGCTGGTGAACCTGAATGTGTTTCTCAAGGTCATTGAGCCTCCTCAGCTATCTGCCGTGGGTGATCCGCAACTGGCAAAGATTGACCCCTTGGGGCCCAATCGCATCTATGTGCGTACAGCGCAGGTGCGGGTTCTGGTGTCGATTGAGGCCCCTGTTCTTGGCGGGCTATTCCAGACGGTGGATGCTTTGCTGAAGCCGCTGTCTCCTGCGATTGCGTTGCTCAATGTGCTGCTGGGCAATGTGGATGGCTATGCCGACATGACGATTCTTCCATCGCCAACCAGAATTGACTTGAGTCTGGATGTTGGTGGAGGGCAGTCTTATGTCACGGACTACGATTGCAACACGGGGAGCAAGAAACTGGTCACCAACACGCGCACTGCGCTTGCTGATATTCGGCTGGGGCGACTAGGTGATTCGCTGGCTGCAGCCAAGGCTCAGGCTTTTGGAACCAGGGCGCCGGTTCAAATGTCACCATTGCCGATATTGCGGCTCGATTGCATTGGGTGCGATGGCTTTGGCAAGCGCACGCCGCAGTATTTTGGAGGTCTCGGGGTTCTGGTGAATACGCCTGTGGCTGCTAATACCAATCCTCAATTTACGTTCTCCAATCCTCCTAGACTGGATGAGGATCCGCTGTGGCAAGCCATGTCGGCCCAGAACATTATTGGAAGTCTTTCGGATACGGTGAACAGTCTGAATGCACTGCAGACGCTGTCACCGGATCCTCGTGCAAGCCCGGGTGGACTTCAGGCGCTTTTCAACGCGATCAAGGGCATTCTTGGCAGCCTGCTGGCCCTGGTGCAGGGCATTATTCAAGGGTTGCTGTCGCCGTTGCTGGACCCACTGATCAATGTGTTGCTCAAAGCCCTGGGCATTGACCTGGCACAGACGGAAGTGGGTGCAAGGATGACCTGTGGGGTTCATCCAGAACTGGTGTTCTGA
- a CDS encoding tetratricopeptide repeat protein, which yields MKNKPSRMLPLAALAVSMLSGCSGMGSLMGQNQPVLSPAAKAAAEMPLEKDPVVNTQETYLALVRQMQSKSLWYASIAHLDALDKQWGASSDSRLLRADALRQVGQLNAAVPIYQGLLGSAKDGAARYGLGRVAAELGDFPRAAQQMEQARVSNPVDPRLLSDLGYAYLRAGDLNAARLPLMQAAQLNPEDAQANVNLGLFMMVSGQSAEAENFMRQRKMDAQTQQAIREQAAQWQQKSRQAAAEPAPQATGKVVNVSRASAAPQASVAKAETPAAQAEPEPAKPAPAAQKPAPEPEVAKAPALAAVQASAATPVAALVAESAPKPAAEVAVAAPLPQPVTLSPPALPQNVERAAGGGQWMVSGSSFDSARPRFPGQFAPSVSSSYAYAAPVAPAPAAVAVVEAPQPSLTAPAVASVQPRAVPRAEAGKPQPDLQNKLPQPSIQLTQEAPVSVAKQVPLETMPMASAAKAAEPAPVAPARKAVVVKQEPVERVQPAPVQAVPVQRVEPAPPAAVPRQPTGPARSLQEGAVVMAVASPAAVRQVGAAAGNKQVQAMLPRSAAAGGLFFETPDVEDSKPATAFKATASERVWP from the coding sequence ATGAAAAACAAGCCATCTCGCATGCTGCCGCTGGCCGCATTGGCCGTCTCCATGCTTTCGGGTTGCTCCGGCATGGGTTCATTGATGGGACAGAACCAGCCAGTGCTGTCGCCAGCGGCCAAGGCTGCTGCGGAAATGCCGCTGGAAAAAGACCCCGTCGTCAACACTCAGGAAACCTATCTGGCGCTGGTGCGCCAGATGCAGAGCAAGTCGCTGTGGTACGCCTCCATCGCTCACCTCGATGCGCTGGACAAGCAATGGGGCGCCTCCAGCGATTCGCGCCTGCTGCGTGCGGATGCGCTGCGCCAGGTCGGCCAGCTCAATGCGGCAGTGCCCATTTATCAGGGGCTTCTGGGCAGTGCCAAGGATGGCGCTGCACGTTATGGGCTGGGCCGTGTGGCGGCAGAGCTGGGTGACTTTCCCAGAGCCGCGCAGCAGATGGAGCAGGCCCGTGTCTCCAACCCTGTAGATCCACGGCTGCTCAGCGATCTGGGCTATGCCTATCTGCGTGCAGGTGACCTCAATGCGGCGCGCCTTCCATTGATGCAGGCGGCACAGCTCAATCCTGAAGATGCACAGGCCAATGTGAATCTGGGCCTGTTCATGATGGTCAGCGGCCAGAGTGCGGAGGCCGAGAATTTCATGCGTCAGCGCAAGATGGATGCCCAGACCCAGCAGGCCATCAGAGAGCAGGCCGCGCAGTGGCAGCAAAAATCGAGGCAGGCGGCTGCCGAGCCGGCCCCCCAGGCCACGGGCAAGGTGGTGAACGTGTCTCGTGCCAGTGCAGCGCCTCAGGCATCAGTGGCCAAGGCGGAAACCCCTGCTGCGCAGGCAGAGCCTGAGCCTGCAAAGCCAGCCCCCGCAGCTCAAAAGCCCGCGCCAGAGCCTGAGGTGGCCAAGGCGCCAGCCCTTGCTGCGGTGCAGGCATCTGCAGCAACACCTGTTGCAGCGCTCGTCGCTGAATCTGCGCCAAAACCTGCAGCAGAAGTCGCCGTCGCAGCGCCACTTCCGCAGCCCGTCACTTTGTCGCCGCCTGCGCTGCCGCAGAATGTGGAGAGGGCAGCCGGTGGCGGTCAGTGGATGGTGTCTGGCAGCAGCTTTGACTCTGCCCGCCCGCGTTTTCCTGGGCAGTTCGCCCCCAGCGTTTCTTCCAGCTATGCCTATGCGGCGCCTGTTGCACCGGCGCCCGCTGCGGTTGCGGTTGTCGAAGCCCCGCAGCCCTCATTGACGGCCCCGGCTGTGGCCTCCGTTCAGCCGCGAGCTGTGCCAAGGGCAGAGGCCGGGAAACCTCAGCCTGATTTGCAGAATAAGCTGCCTCAACCCAGTATTCAGCTTACGCAAGAAGCTCCTGTATCTGTAGCAAAGCAGGTGCCGCTGGAAACGATGCCAATGGCTTCCGCAGCCAAGGCGGCAGAGCCCGCACCAGTTGCACCAGCGCGTAAAGCCGTTGTTGTGAAGCAGGAGCCTGTGGAGCGAGTTCAGCCCGCACCGGTGCAGGCCGTTCCCGTGCAGCGCGTAGAACCCGCGCCTCCTGCTGCAGTGCCACGCCAGCCCACAGGGCCTGCGCGCTCTCTGCAGGAGGGGGCTGTCGTGATGGCTGTCGCAAGCCCCGCTGCGGTACGCCAGGTAGGGGCCGCAGCAGGCAACAAGCAGGTGCAAGCCATGCTGCCGCGATCTGCCGCTGCTGGCGGCCTGTTTTTTGAAACCCCGGATGTGGAAGACAGCAAACCTGCCACCGCATTCAAAGCCACGGCCTCAGAGCGTGTCTGGCCCTGA
- a CDS encoding phosphatidylglycerophosphatase A family protein, protein MTDSEQNNAVALENKALSAINNKAKGTAAAGSIAHPSVKFMLQHPAHMIALGFGSGLPRIAPGTVGTLWAWLAFLVLQLWLDKTQIGWLIAASIPIGWWACTVTAQHMRVADPGHIVWDEVVAMWIILWLCMPMGFWGQLVCFALFRFFDAAKPQPIKWADQLFKGFGPRGGWGIMWDDLVAAFCSLMVIALYKHFVTP, encoded by the coding sequence ATGACGGATTCGGAACAAAACAACGCTGTAGCGCTTGAAAATAAAGCGCTTTCAGCTATCAATAACAAAGCAAAAGGCACCGCAGCGGCGGGCAGCATCGCCCACCCCAGCGTGAAATTCATGCTGCAGCACCCCGCGCACATGATTGCACTGGGCTTTGGCTCGGGCCTGCCTCGCATTGCGCCCGGCACCGTGGGCACACTCTGGGCCTGGCTGGCCTTTCTGGTGCTGCAGCTGTGGCTGGATAAAACGCAGATCGGCTGGCTCATCGCTGCCAGCATTCCCATAGGCTGGTGGGCCTGCACCGTCACCGCCCAGCACATGCGCGTGGCCGACCCCGGCCACATCGTCTGGGATGAAGTCGTTGCCATGTGGATCATTCTGTGGCTGTGCATGCCCATGGGCTTCTGGGGCCAGTTGGTGTGCTTTGCGCTGTTTCGCTTCTTCGACGCAGCCAAGCCCCAGCCCATCAAATGGGCCGACCAGTTATTCAAAGGCTTTGGCCCGCGCGGCGGCTGGGGCATCATGTGGGATGACCTGGTGGCGGCCTTCTGCTCGCTGATGGTGATCGCGCTGTATAAGCATTTTGTAACCCCCTGA
- a CDS encoding DUF3613 domain-containing protein: protein MKNTRISTATQTKAMMAVIMMLVLSTAAVAQSSSPASNAGASGKVTNVSVPQGTAATPAPATAPASAAVTQTPAPTQATLNPPATNRVGDATSYLLALQASGQYASRNNYPVTSDVAQRTYQRYLESFTHKIPESSETQVGNKSGGGR from the coding sequence ATGAAAAACACCCGAATTTCCACCGCCACGCAAACCAAGGCAATGATGGCCGTCATCATGATGCTGGTGCTGAGCACTGCCGCGGTGGCACAGAGCAGCAGCCCCGCAAGCAATGCGGGCGCAAGCGGCAAGGTCACCAATGTTTCAGTGCCCCAAGGCACTGCCGCAACGCCTGCACCCGCTACCGCACCAGCTTCCGCCGCAGTCACGCAGACGCCCGCGCCAACGCAAGCCACGCTCAACCCGCCCGCCACCAACCGCGTGGGTGATGCCACCAGCTACCTGCTGGCGCTGCAGGCCAGCGGCCAGTACGCATCGCGCAACAACTACCCCGTGACCAGCGACGTGGCGCAGCGCACCTATCAGCGCTACTTGGAAAGCTTCACCCACAAGATTCCCGAAAGCTCGGAAACGCAGGTCGGCAACAAATCCGGCGGTGGCCGCTAA
- a CDS encoding CinA family protein, with product MSTEPHNIEELVKQLAAKLMEKGWMLATAESCTGGMIAAACTDLAGSSQWFDRGFVTYSNEAKTEMLGVPAELIAKHGAVSEEVVRAMAEGAIRHSRAQVSIAVTGIAGPGGGSKEKPVGTVWVGWCVDGNTLTNCLHLDGGRATIRTSTLTNALQYLLHRI from the coding sequence ATGTCCACAGAGCCGCACAACATTGAAGAACTGGTCAAACAACTGGCGGCCAAGCTGATGGAAAAAGGCTGGATGCTGGCCACCGCCGAAAGCTGCACCGGCGGCATGATCGCCGCAGCCTGCACTGATCTGGCAGGCTCCAGCCAATGGTTTGACCGCGGCTTTGTAACCTACTCCAACGAAGCCAAAACCGAAATGCTGGGCGTGCCCGCTGAGTTAATTGCCAAGCACGGCGCCGTCAGCGAAGAAGTCGTGCGCGCCATGGCCGAAGGCGCGATTCGCCACTCACGCGCTCAGGTCAGCATTGCGGTGACGGGGATTGCCGGGCCTGGGGGCGGATCGAAGGAAAAGCCTGTGGGGACGGTTTGGGTGGGGTGGTGTGTGGATGGCAACACCCTCACCAACTGTCTGCACCTGGATGGAGGGCGAGCAACCATACGCACAAGCACCCTGACCAACGCTTTGCAATATTTGCTGCATCGCATCTAA
- the thiL gene encoding thiamine-phosphate kinase yields MGEFDLIRRYFQRPVQRAALGVGDDCALLAPAPGMQLAISSDMLVEGRHFFPDVNPRLLGHKALAVNLSDLAASGARPLAFTLALSLPRADEAWISEFAQGMFALADAHECELIGGDTTGGPLNICITVFGEVPAGQALLRSGARAGDEIWVSGQLGDARLALEAMLGHVSLPADLLRQTRQRLEAPSPRVALGLALRGIASSALDVSDGLLGDLGHILELSHAGATVDSRLTMPLIAASAYPSSAAWQLDAKLQQLCTLAGGDDYELCFTAPAARHADVLAAALASHTPVHCIGRIDAQPGLRVLGPDGALMPNDWKSFDHFGA; encoded by the coding sequence ATGGGTGAATTTGATCTGATCCGCCGCTATTTCCAGCGGCCTGTGCAACGCGCTGCGCTGGGCGTGGGCGACGACTGCGCACTGCTGGCCCCGGCACCCGGCATGCAGCTGGCCATCTCCAGCGACATGCTGGTGGAAGGCCGCCACTTCTTTCCCGACGTCAACCCGCGTCTGCTGGGCCACAAGGCTCTGGCTGTCAACCTCAGCGATCTGGCCGCCAGCGGCGCCAGGCCCCTGGCCTTCACACTGGCCCTGTCGCTGCCGCGTGCCGATGAAGCCTGGATCAGCGAATTTGCGCAGGGCATGTTCGCCCTTGCTGATGCGCATGAATGCGAGCTGATCGGTGGCGACACCACGGGCGGCCCTCTCAATATCTGCATCACCGTGTTTGGCGAAGTGCCTGCCGGACAAGCCCTGCTGCGTAGCGGTGCACGCGCAGGCGATGAAATCTGGGTCAGTGGTCAGCTGGGCGATGCGCGCCTGGCGCTGGAAGCTATGCTGGGCCATGTGTCACTGCCCGCCGACTTGCTGCGGCAAACACGCCAGCGGCTGGAAGCCCCCTCCCCGCGTGTGGCACTGGGCCTGGCCCTGCGCGGCATTGCCAGCAGCGCACTGGATGTAAGCGATGGTCTGCTGGGCGACCTGGGCCATATTCTGGAGCTGTCTCATGCAGGCGCCACGGTGGACAGCCGCCTTACTATGCCTTTGATAGCTGCCAGTGCATATCCATCAAGCGCTGCATGGCAGTTAGATGCAAAACTCCAGCAGCTGTGCACGCTGGCGGGCGGCGATGATTACGAGCTGTGCTTTACCGCACCCGCCGCACGTCATGCCGATGTGCTGGCCGCCGCTCTGGCCAGCCACACACCTGTGCACTGCATTGGCCGCATCGATGCACAGCCAGGCCTGCGCGTGCTGGGGCCCGATGGTGCGCTGATGCCCAACGACTGGAAGTCTTTCGACCACTTCGGCGCCTGA
- a CDS encoding solute carrier family 23 protein: MPTLRFPPSVVRRRSPALIYGADERPPLGTLLLLAAQHSATAIAFLSYVLVATRAAGLDAEGTQSMLAMTLIGMAICTALQAWGGRWGSGFLLSHVPNPFVISFVATTLAAFGPGGMPLIALVYCAITLGLAPLVTRMRSVFPTIVVGVVVAMGGLALVESAVRHSLGLNAQWQIHGESAAVAACTLLTIVVASVWGGKRLSLMALLLGIAAGLLVSAWLGQLQGAQAIGAAAWLQLPALHMPSFQGDVGTLVAIGLIAMLTQLDTLGNVSMMDKLEDADWRRINMPAVSGGMRAHALGDFVAGMFGGFPTCTCSTNIALAHATHATSRIIGLVTAVVLALAAFVPKITVSLMQIPVPVLGAVELYASAFLIVAGMELIASRAMDSRSTFAVGLAMSAGIAVMAMPQMMNSVPAYWRSLFGNALVVAGLLVIALNLLFRLGTSRKAHLDLTAGGSGNLHQDITSFVEMQGAAWGARRDVVQRAALAALEAAEGIEAAGRKLMEIRGSFDEFNFDLELLHSGAALPLAAKGSSKALSPEELLEADDADFEAALSQVSSQLLRHIADRVSTYDAQSGQPSGLQLHFAH; encoded by the coding sequence ATGCCCACTCTTCGTTTTCCTCCTTCCGTGGTTCGACGACGTTCCCCTGCGCTGATCTATGGGGCTGACGAGCGCCCGCCGCTGGGCACATTGCTGCTGCTGGCTGCGCAGCACAGTGCCACGGCGATTGCCTTTCTGTCCTATGTACTGGTTGCCACACGGGCTGCGGGGCTGGATGCCGAGGGGACGCAGAGCATGCTGGCCATGACCCTGATTGGCATGGCGATCTGCACGGCACTGCAGGCCTGGGGCGGGCGCTGGGGTAGCGGGTTTCTGCTATCCCATGTACCCAACCCCTTTGTCATTTCCTTTGTGGCGACCACGCTGGCAGCTTTCGGGCCTGGCGGAATGCCCTTGATTGCGCTGGTGTATTGCGCCATTACGCTGGGGCTGGCGCCGCTGGTCACGCGAATGCGTTCGGTGTTTCCCACCATCGTGGTGGGTGTGGTGGTGGCCATGGGTGGGCTGGCGCTGGTGGAGAGCGCGGTGCGCCATTCGCTGGGGCTGAATGCGCAGTGGCAGATCCATGGTGAAAGCGCGGCGGTGGCGGCCTGCACCCTGCTGACCATCGTGGTTGCCTCGGTCTGGGGTGGCAAGCGCTTGAGCCTGATGGCCTTGCTGCTGGGTATTGCTGCGGGTTTGCTGGTGTCTGCATGGCTGGGCCAGCTTCAAGGGGCGCAGGCCATAGGCGCGGCCGCCTGGCTGCAACTGCCCGCGCTGCATATGCCCAGCTTTCAGGGGGATGTGGGTACGCTGGTGGCCATTGGCCTGATTGCCATGCTGACCCAGCTGGACACGCTGGGCAACGTCAGCATGATGGACAAGCTGGAAGACGCTGACTGGCGCCGCATCAATATGCCCGCCGTATCGGGCGGCATGCGTGCCCATGCGCTGGGCGATTTTGTGGCAGGCATGTTTGGCGGGTTTCCGACCTGCACTTGCTCCACCAATATCGCGCTGGCCCATGCAACCCATGCCACGTCGCGCATCATCGGTCTGGTGACTGCAGTGGTGCTGGCGCTGGCCGCATTTGTGCCCAAGATCACCGTCAGCCTGATGCAGATACCCGTGCCCGTGCTGGGCGCGGTGGAGCTGTATGCCTCGGCGTTTCTGATCGTCGCGGGCATGGAGCTGATTGCCTCACGCGCCATGGATAGCCGCTCCACCTTTGCCGTGGGCCTGGCCATGAGTGCGGGCATTGCCGTCATGGCCATGCCGCAGATGATGAATTCGGTGCCTGCCTACTGGCGTTCGCTGTTTGGCAACGCACTGGTGGTGGCGGGCTTGCTGGTCATTGCGCTGAATCTGCTGTTTCGCCTGGGAACCTCGCGCAAGGCGCATCTCGATCTGACCGCCGGCGGCAGCGGCAATCTGCATCAGGACATCACCAGCTTTGTAGAAATGCAGGGTGCGGCCTGGGGCGCACGCCGTGATGTGGTGCAGCGTGCAGCGCTTGCGGCGCTGGAAGCAGCAGAGGGCATAGAGGCGGCGGGTCGCAAGCTCATGGAAATTCGCGGCAGCTTTGACGAATTCAATTTCGATCTGGAGTTGCTGCACAGTGGCGCAGCCCTGCCGCTGGCGGCCAAGGGCAGCAGCAAAGCCTTGTCGCCCGAGGAGCTGCTGGAAGCTGATGATGCAGATTTCGAAGCCGCGCTGTCCCAGGTCTCCTCGCAGCTGCTGCGACATATTGCGGATAGAGTGAGTACCTATGATGCGCAATCGGGTCAGCCTTCTGGCCTGCAGCTTCACTTTGCCCACTGA